Proteins co-encoded in one Verrucomicrobiia bacterium genomic window:
- a CDS encoding radical SAM protein, producing MQAQPDTRMKIALVSPKGPLYRHRGGIWKKSLRYQPLTLTTLAALIPADLPVDLQLFDEGIADVPLDLEADIIGLTVITGTAVRAYELADHFRKRGIKVVLGGPHVTLIPEDAAPHADAIVVGYAEDTWPELLNDFARGELRPRYDQAPGLNLADRPFARRELLPGDSYLTNSVFEATRGCIHNCDFCVVPTAWGRKPYQKPVEQVIADIRQLGQRKLIFVDLNIIADRDYAKELFTALIPLKVQWYGLATVLLADDAELLKLAERSGCKGLLMGLESISPQNLRQNHKGFNSPDKFAKVVERLHEHGIALQGCFVFGLDHDEPDVFLKTAEFAVQAKIDLPRFAIVTPFPNTALYKRLVAEGRLLTRNWELYDGQHVVFQPKKMSVQELQMGAEAAWKHAYSVRSIVQRIRHSPAPWPVKLGTNLGYRFYAHNLSRFYNCDWIIGGSQAMPMAPVAKSEVMAASLTQG from the coding sequence ATGCAAGCGCAACCCGATACCCGGATGAAGATCGCACTGGTTTCACCCAAGGGTCCGCTGTACCGGCATCGGGGAGGTATCTGGAAAAAGTCATTGCGTTACCAGCCGCTCACATTGACGACACTGGCGGCGCTTATCCCGGCGGACTTGCCAGTGGACTTGCAGTTGTTTGACGAGGGCATCGCGGATGTGCCGCTGGACTTGGAGGCGGACATCATCGGGCTGACGGTCATCACAGGGACGGCGGTGCGAGCGTATGAGTTGGCCGATCATTTTCGCAAGCGCGGGATCAAAGTGGTGCTGGGCGGGCCGCATGTGACGTTGATCCCCGAGGATGCAGCCCCACATGCGGATGCCATTGTGGTGGGGTATGCGGAGGATACTTGGCCGGAGCTTCTAAACGATTTTGCGCGAGGTGAACTACGCCCGCGATATGATCAGGCACCGGGGTTGAATCTGGCTGACCGGCCGTTTGCACGGCGTGAGTTGTTACCGGGTGACAGTTATCTGACGAACAGCGTCTTTGAGGCCACGCGCGGTTGCATCCATAATTGTGATTTCTGCGTGGTGCCGACGGCTTGGGGGCGTAAGCCTTACCAGAAGCCGGTGGAGCAGGTGATCGCAGATATCCGGCAACTTGGCCAGCGGAAGCTGATTTTCGTGGACCTGAACATCATCGCCGATCGTGATTATGCGAAAGAGCTTTTCACGGCGTTGATACCTCTGAAGGTGCAGTGGTATGGGCTGGCGACGGTGTTGCTGGCGGATGATGCGGAGTTGCTAAAGCTCGCTGAGCGCAGTGGATGCAAGGGCTTGTTGATGGGGCTGGAATCCATCTCGCCGCAGAATCTCCGGCAGAATCACAAGGGGTTCAATTCGCCAGACAAATTCGCGAAGGTAGTTGAGCGATTGCATGAGCATGGCATCGCGTTACAAGGATGCTTTGTGTTTGGGCTGGATCATGATGAGCCGGATGTTTTTCTGAAAACGGCGGAGTTCGCAGTGCAGGCAAAGATCGATCTGCCACGGTTTGCGATTGTCACACCATTTCCGAACACAGCGCTTTATAAACGGCTGGTGGCGGAAGGACGGTTGCTCACGCGGAACTGGGAATTATATGACGGCCAGCACGTGGTGTTTCAGCCGAAGAAGATGAGCGTGCAGGAATTGCAGATGGGAGCAGAGGCGGCGTGGAAACATGCTTACAGCGTCCGTTCCATCGTGCAGAGGATAAGACATTCACCCGCGCCATGGCCGGTTAAGCTGGGGACGAATCTGGGTTATCGTTTCTATGCGCATAATCTCAGCCGGTTCTATAATTGCGACTGGATCATCGGCGGTTCACAGGCGATGCCGATGGCTCCAGTGGCAAAGTCTGAGGTGATGGCAGCTTCACTGACACAAGGATGA